The Sulfurimonas sp. genome includes the window AAAGATATCCCCACCTTCAACATTACCAACAAAGCCTTTATAGCCTTTAAGCATTTTAAAAGCGGTTTTTGTTACTTCGTTCCCTTTTGAGTCTTCTTCACCATTTGCTAAAAGACCTATTGACGGATTTTCAACCTTTAGTAAATCCTTAGCATAGCATCCACCCATAATAGCGAATTGTACTAGATGCTCAGGCTTAGAGTCAACATTTGCTCCAACATCTAAAACAACTGAACGACGACCTGTTTTTGTTGGCATAAGAGTCACAAGAGCAGGACGAGAAACACCCTTTAAGCGACCAAGCCTAAGAGTTGCCAAGGTCATTGTGGCACCGCTATGACCAGCAGACACAACTCCATCAGCTTCACCATCTTTAACTAAGTCAATAGCTTTATATATGCTACTCTCTTTTCTCCTAATAGCATCAGTTGCTAAATCACTCATAGAAATAACATCATCAGCTTCAACTATAGAAATCTCAGATCTATAACATTTTGGTAACAGAGCTAAAATTTCTTTTTTATTTCCTACAAGGATAGGTTCAAATGACTTTTTTTTAAGTGCTTGGATACACCCTTTAACAATTGGCGAAGGACCAAAATCCCCACCCATTGCATCAATAGCAATTTTTACCATTGATTACTTATACTCACCCGTAGTTGGGTTGATATGGTGAGGTAGCTTGTATGTTCCGTCTTTATCTTTAACTGGTTTAGCTAAAGTAATTTTATAGTGAGTTCTTCTTTTCGCTCCGCGAGAGTGTGAGACTCGTCTTTTAGGTACTGCCATAATCTATTTCCTTTATTTGGTTTTTATCTATCTACAATCTTGACAACTATGATAGTCGCTTTTGATTAGTTCTATTTCAGATTTTAGAAGTTCATCTAAATCTGCTTGTGAGTCAAAAGATTCTACAATATCTATTGCTAGATTGTTTGTATCATCATAAGCACCATCTGAGATATAAAACTCTACATCTTCATTTTGTGCTACTTCTACCTCTTTCCCACATTGGCTACACTGAGTTTTCACAAAGCCATTTAGCTTTGCTTTTAGCAAAATCAATTTGTCAGCATAATACTCTAAATAACCTTTAAAAATTATTTCATCAGACTTCACTTCAAAATCTAAAGGTGTTCTACCAATTTTAATTAATTTTATTTTCATAAGAACTTACGAAATTTCTCTCTCAGAGAAAAAGAATGCAATTTCTATAGCTGCATTTTCAACTGAATCACTTCCATGAACTGCATTTGCATCTATATTTTGCGCAAAATCAGCACGGATAGTTCCAGCCTCAGCTTCTTTAGGGTTAGTTGCACCCATTAAATCACGGTTTATTTGCATAGCATTGTCACCTTCTAAAACTGTAACTACAACTGGACCGCTAATCATAAAATCAACTAAGTCGTTGAAAAAAGGACGCTCTGCATGAATAGCATAAAATGCTTGTGCATCTTGGATTGAAAGTTGAATTTTTTTAGTAGCTGCAAGTCTAAGACCATTACTCTCAAAACGATCTAAAATTTTACCGATTACACCTTTTGCAACTGCATCTGGCTTTATTATTGATAGTGTACGCTCCATCAAATCTCCTGTATATTATAAAATTAGTCTGGGATTATATCGAAATAAAAGTATAGTTTAGTTTAAATTGAAAGATTTATAAAAGAAAAGATAAGCATAAGGTATAAAATACCCTTATGCTTAAAAATAAAAAAGAATTAATCTACAATAGCTTCTTTATTTGTGCGTTGCTCATCTGTAATTTCTTCACGATGCTCTGGGCTTTCACCGATAGCATCCCAAGTAATACAGCCCTCAGTAGGACATGCAGTAGCACAAGCTGGTTCATCATGATGACCAACACACTCTACACATTTGTCACCATAAACATAATAAGTATCCTCATCATTCGGATTATCATCCTCATCAACAATTGCTTCTACTGGACATTCATCTATACATGCACCACAATTAATACAGGTATCATTAATAATTACTGCCATAAATTTCTCCTAAAATAAATTTGGGACAAGTTTATCACAAGACTTTTAAAAATAGCTAAAATATCTTTGCTAAATAAACAAACATTATAAAAGTTCCTTATTTCCTAGAAAAGAATGCTTTTATGCTATCTACTTTATCTGTTCGCTCCCAAGTAAACTCTTTATCTTCTCGTCCAAAGTGGCCATAAGAGGCAGTTTTTTTGTATATTGGGCGTAGTAAATCTAAGGAATCTATAATACCTTTTGGAGATAAATCAAAAAGTTCTCTTATGCAAAGTTCTATTTTTTCCTCTTCAACTGTGCTTGTATTATGTGCATCTACCATTATCGAGACAGGCTGAACAATACCAATAGCATAAGCAATTTGTATAGTCACCTTTTCACAGATTTCACTAGCAACAAGATTTTTTGCAATCCATCTAGCTGCATAAGATGCACTTCTATCAACTTTAGTAGGATCCTTTCCACTAAAAGCACCTCCACCATGAGGGCAACTTCCACCGTAAGTATCTACTATGATTTTTCTTCCTGTAAGTCCTGCATCACCTTGTGGTCCACCAACAACGAACTTTCCAGTTGGATTTACATGAATAACTGTATTTTCATCCATCATTTCTTTTGGAATAACTACTTTTATAACTTCATCAATTATATCTTGAGTGATTTGTTTATGAGAAACACCCGGAGAATGTTGTGCCGCTACTACAATAGTATCAATATAAACGGGTTTTTCATCTATGTACTTAATACTAATTTGTGCCTTACCATCTGGACGAAGGTATGGAATAAGTCCTTCTTTTCTAACCTCTGCAAGTCTTTGAGTTAAGCGGTGTGCTAGATAAATAGGAAGTGGCATTAAAACTTCTGTTTCACGACAAGCATACCCAAACATTAAGCCTTGATCCCCTGCCCCTATAACTCCATCTGCTTTATCAACACCTTGCATAATATCTGGGGACTGTTCACCTACTGTATTTAAAACTGCTGCTGAGCGATAGTCAAATCCATAGTTTGCATCTGTATAGCCAATCTCTTGGATAACCTTTCTAGCTATCTCTTGCATTGGTGCATAAGCTGTTGTTTTCAATTCGCCTGCTATTACACAAAAACCATTTGATACTAAAGTTTCACAAGCAACTCGTGCTAGTTCAGGTTTAGAATCATGCTCTATAATATAATCCAAAATTGCATCACTGATTTGATCTGCCATCTTATCAGGGTGCCCTTCTGTTACAGACTCAGAAGTAAATATATACTCTTTTGTCATCGATTGTCCTTTTTTGTATTGTAGCTAAATTATATTATTTTCCATTTCTTATTTCATAAGAATGCGAAGCTTCTATTGATTTATACTCTACAAAACCAAGCCCATACTCTTAGGAAGTTGTTATCATTATAGATAACTATCGGTATATCCACTAAGTAAAATTTTCCAATTTAATCTCATATTTTAGTAATTGACTAAAGAATTATTCCACATGCCTGTAGTACAATTTAAAAAAACTTTTTGCTGGTCTTCAAGTTTTGCATCTATCTGGTACATATAAACTTGTTCTTGTGGATTTTTTCTTATGTTTGTTTAAGCCCTATTAAATTACGCACATCGGCTACAACATAAATAAGTTCACTTTCTTTAAAAAACTCTCGTATAATGGAGTACGACTCACCTACTTGCTTACGCGCTTCTATCGATATTGCTAAAAGAACCGTACATAATGACACCAGTATATAAATATTTTTTTTTATCACTTTTTAGCCTCTATTATTTTTATAAAATTAAAAGATAAAAATTATCCTTAAATAATCTTACTACTTTATTTTAGATGACAACCATTAATTATTTTTAGTTAAAATTTCGCCATAAACTAAAATACAAAGGACATATAATTATGTTAGTAACAAACAAAGCTCCAGATTTTACAGCAACAGCAGTTTTAGGTGACGGTTCAATCGTTGAAGATTTTAAACTTAGTGAAAATATGGGAGAAAAAGGTACAGTAATCTTTTTTTATCCACTAGATTTTACTTTTGTTTGTCCATCTGAACTTATCGCTTTTGATCATAGACTTAAAGACTTTAAAGATCGTGGTGTAAATGTTATAGGTGTTTCTGTTGATAGTCAATTTTCTCACTTCGCATGGAGAGAAACTCCTGTAAATAATGGCGGCATCGGTAGAGTTGGTTATCCGCTTGTAGCTGACCTAACAAAACAAATCTCTAAAGATTATGATGTACTTTTTGGTGAAGCAGTAGCACTTCGTGGTTCATTTCTTATAGATGCACAAGGTGTAGTTCGCCATGCAGTTATCAATGACCTTCCACTTGGAAGAAATATCGATGAGATGCTTAGAATGGTAGATACTATGCAGTTTACTGATGAGTTTGGTGAAGTTTGTCCTGCTGGTTGGCAAAAAGGTGATGAAGGTATGAAAGCAACAACTGAGGGTGTTGCTGAGTATCTTGGTAAAAACGAAGACAAACTGTAATTATTTCTATATTTAACTCTCACAACTTGTGAGAGTTATCTTGATGAAAGTAGTTCTTCTAATGCTTTAGAAGTATCTTTTTTCATATTAAGTTGTACTTGAAATAAAGCAACTTTTAAACTAGGTTCTGCATCTTTACTTCTGTCTAAACTTGCTTCCAATTCTTCTAATAATCGCTTTTTAAAACTTGATATTAATTTTGCTATCTCTTTCATAGCATCTGGTGAATCACCCATTTTTGCTATTAATTTATTACGATATTCATCTATTTTTGCTTGAATTTTTTCCATATTTAAATCTGCTAAAAACTTCAAGGCACCTTTAGTACAAAGATCGTCAAGAAATCTTGCAACAGCACTATCTTGTTCTTTATCTTCACTCTCTTTTGGTATTCTAGCTAAAACAGGTAATATTTGTTTTTCATTTTTTAAATTTATCTCTGCTTTTTGAGCTTGATTATAAATTTCTTCAAACTTATCAATAAACGGTTCATGATAATTTTGCATCGATGTTAAATAACTTTGACATGTTGCTCTAGTTTCCATAGCTATCTCCTCTATTAACTCAATATACTTTCAACTTAACAGCAAAAATTATTCCCTAAAAACTTCTAACTAGTTTAAAATAATTATATTCTAACAAATTTCAAAGCCTTAAAATTAACAAAAACTATATCTCTCCACTGACATTGAGGAGCTATGAGATTTAATCTTTTTGGATTGCAAGTTCGTGAAATTGCTACATAAAATTGAGAAGGTGCAAATATCTCATTTGTCTCAATAATTAAGTCTTCTATGGACATGCCTTGAGACTTATGAATTGTTATAGCAAAAGCTAATTTTATAGGAAACTGATATACACTAAGTTGAGCAACCTCAACCATCTCTTTTTTCCCATCTATACTTTTTTCACTCCACTTAGATTTACTTTGTTCAACTGTTTCAAGTTTTACAATCTTTGTATCACTTTTTCTTACATAAACAAAAGTTGGCTCTACATTTACAACAATGCCACGCTCTCCATTAAAATAGTTCCAAGAGTTTCGTGTAAAAAGAACTGGTGCTCCTATTTTTAACTCCAATTCTTTATCTATTCTAGAGTCATTCATAAATCTATCTACTTCTATGTCTTTAACACTTTTTATATGTTTAATAACTTGTGCCTCTTTTACAAAAAGCTCATCATCTATATAAGCGAGTTGTCTTTTATTATGTTTAGATGCTGAAATATTTTTTCCAAACAAAAAAGTAAACTCTCCTAAATCTTCTGGCAAAGGTCTGATAAAATCATTTAAATCATTATGAATTTTCTCATCAATAAATCCATTTCTAATACTTCCTAAAAGCTCTATAAACTTTTTGTCATCAGTTCTGTATATATGTGTCAGCTCAACTTTTTTAAACTCAAACTCACTCCATGAGTCTGATTCAAAAGCAAACTTAACTTCACCCCCTCCACGAACAACTGGTGGAAGTTGTAAAAAGTCACCTACTACTAAAATACAACCTTTAAACTCTGCTTGAGTTATACGAAGTTTTATCATCTCCATCAAAGTATCACTAACCATAGAAATTTCGTCTATGACAATAAGGCTCATACTAGCTATTAATTTTTTTATCTTATTTTTTATCAAAAATTTACCAGATTTTTCTAGTTCTTCTATAGTAGACGCTATTCCCAAGTCCATAAAACTATGAAGTGTTTGTCCATCTATTAAGGTTGCCGCCATTCCTGTCGATGCCAATTTTGCTACTTTTTTAGCTTCATCTTCAAAGTGGCGTATAATTTCTCTTGTTATTGTTGTTTTACCTACACCTGCTCCACCTGTTAAAAATACATTTTGTTTTTTTTCTAAATTTTGTAAAATATTTTCTAAGTAATTCATAAAAAATTATACTATAATACCTCCATGAAAAGAATACTAATCGTCGAAGACAACAAAACACTTGCCAAACTTATTGCTAAAAAGATTTCTACTACTTTAAAATATGAAGTAGATATAGCCTATAAACTTTCAGAAGCAAGACTATTTTTAAAAAAATATAAATACTTCTTAGCAATACTTGACATAAATCTTCCAGATGCACCAGATGGTCAAATAGTTGATTATGTTTTAAAAACGGGGAACAAAGTTATTGTACTTAGTGCAAATATTGACAAAGAGTTTAGAAAAAAAATTCTTAAAAAAAATATAATTGATTATATAAATAAAGGTGGAGTTAACGATATAAACTATGTTATTCAGACTATACAACGACTAGAAAAAAATCAAGAACATAAAATTTTGGTAGTTGAAGATTCTATGGTGTTTCGTAAAGTTTTAAAAGAAACACTAGAAAATCTTTTTTTTAAAGTCATAGCTGTAAGTCATGGGGAAGAAGCACTTGGTATGCTAAATGAAAATCCAGATATATCTTTAGTTCTTACTGATTATAATATGCCTGTTATGAATGGACTTGAACTAACTAAAGAGATACGAAAAAAATACAAAAAGTCAGAACTGTGTGTCATGGTACTATCTTCCAGTGATGATGAAGAAACAAATGCAATGTTTTTAAAACAAGGTGCAAATGACTACATTCATAAACCTTATTCTAAAGAAGAATTTTTCTGTCGTATTCATAATTCTATTGAATCCTTAGAAAATATTCAATTTATAACGAACTATGCAAATAGAGATGTCCTAACAGGTCTTTACAATCATCGTTATTTTTATAAATACATGAAAGAGTATTCACAAGACGCTAAAGTAAGTGGTGAACAATTTGCTGTTGGAATTGTAAATATTGACAACTTTAAAGAAATATACAAAAAATTTGGTCAAGATATTGGTGATGAAGTCATCATTAATTTATCTGAAATTCTAAGAACTAAAACCAATTACAAAGATTTTATAGCTAAATTTCAAGGTGAAGAATTTTGTATAATTTTAAAAAATATAAATAGAGATAGTGCTGCTGATATTTTTGAGAGATTACGCCAAGAAGTCGAAAAGTCTGGTTTTACTACTAAAAATAATGACTATATAAAATGTACAGTTTCCATAGGTGTTGCACTGCATACTGAAGATAATATTGAAGAAACAATATCTCAAGCAGATATGATGTTGCTTCAAGCCCAACAAAATGGAAACAATCAAGTAGTCTTTGACTAATTTTTTAAAATTATAACTTCTCCAAATGGAACTTCTTTTTCATTTGGACTTATCCACTTTACCATGTAAGATGGTTCTTTTTTTGGAAAAGTTCCTTCTAAATCGCTAAAGTAAAGAAGTAGTTGTGTGTCTTGCAAATTATCTTGAATAAACTCAAAAACAGGTCTAAAGTCTGTTGCCCCACCACCTTTTAAATCTACTTCAAGTCTATCACCACTATAAAAAATATGATGTGAATTTATCTTATCATCACTCACAAGCATATTTATTTCATAAGATGGTATTGTATTCATCAAAAATTTTAGCTCATTTAAAAACTCACTTAAAAGAGTTTCATCAACTGAACCAGAACTATCAACTGCTATGACAAGTTTAAACCTATTGCTAATGCTAGAAGGAAGATAAAAACCAAGATGCAAGAACTTTTTATTTGGTGGCATCTGAGCATAGTCGTCTTTATAAAATCTATCTATCGCAACTCTTAACTCATCTCTCCAATTAACATTAGACTTCAGCCCTAGTTTAAAAAATCTATGGAGTCCAGATGCTAAAGCTTCTTTTGCTTCTTCAGCATCTAGAGTAGCTTTTACAAACTCATCAAAAAGTTGTTCCTCTTGAGGATTCTCGGCATCTGGATTTTGTACATCGTTTTCATCATCTGCTTCATACTCCAACTCATCACGAAGAATGT containing:
- a CDS encoding peroxiredoxin, with the protein product MLVTNKAPDFTATAVLGDGSIVEDFKLSENMGEKGTVIFFYPLDFTFVCPSELIAFDHRLKDFKDRGVNVIGVSVDSQFSHFAWRETPVNNGGIGRVGYPLVADLTKQISKDYDVLFGEAVALRGSFLIDAQGVVRHAVINDLPLGRNIDEMLRMVDTMQFTDEFGEVCPAGWQKGDEGMKATTEGVAEYLGKNEDKL
- a CDS encoding DUF2201 family putative metallopeptidase; translation: MLNIQKKISQAKAKLLVEYPFFGTVASRLKLISNDDIQTFKSDGISLEYNSDYLESLTINEMEFVFANGAMHASLAHEYRKSNRSGWLWQLSTDYAINDMLVENGLHRPDLAHYSKRFSGLYAEEIYEELKADILRDELEYEADDENDVQNPDAENPQEEQLFDEFVKATLDAEEAKEALASGLHRFFKLGLKSNVNWRDELRVAIDRFYKDDYAQMPPNKKFLHLGFYLPSSISNRFKLVIAVDSSGSVDETLLSEFLNELKFLMNTIPSYEINMLVSDDKINSHHIFYSGDRLEVDLKGGGATDFRPVFEFIQDNLQDTQLLLYFSDLEGTFPKKEPSYMVKWISPNEKEVPFGEVIILKN
- a CDS encoding ATP-dependent DNA helicase; the encoded protein is MNYLENILQNLEKKQNVFLTGGAGVGKTTITREIIRHFEDEAKKVAKLASTGMAATLIDGQTLHSFMDLGIASTIEELEKSGKFLIKNKIKKLIASMSLIVIDEISMVSDTLMEMIKLRITQAEFKGCILVVGDFLQLPPVVRGGGEVKFAFESDSWSEFEFKKVELTHIYRTDDKKFIELLGSIRNGFIDEKIHNDLNDFIRPLPEDLGEFTFLFGKNISASKHNKRQLAYIDDELFVKEAQVIKHIKSVKDIEVDRFMNDSRIDKELELKIGAPVLFTRNSWNYFNGERGIVVNVEPTFVYVRKSDTKIVKLETVEQSKSKWSEKSIDGKKEMVEVAQLSVYQFPIKLAFAITIHKSQGMSIEDLIIETNEIFAPSQFYVAISRTCNPKRLNLIAPQCQWRDIVFVNFKALKFVRI
- the rpmF gene encoding 50S ribosomal protein L32; protein product: MAVPKRRVSHSRGAKRRTHYKITLAKPVKDKDGTYKLPHHINPTTGEYK
- a CDS encoding 4Fe-4S dicluster domain-containing protein — its product is MAVIINDTCINCGACIDECPVEAIVDEDDNPNDEDTYYVYGDKCVECVGHHDEPACATACPTEGCITWDAIGESPEHREEITDEQRTNKEAIVD
- the ndk gene encoding nucleoside-diphosphate kinase; the protein is MERTLSIIKPDAVAKGVIGKILDRFESNGLRLAATKKIQLSIQDAQAFYAIHAERPFFNDLVDFMISGPVVVTVLEGDNAMQINRDLMGATNPKEAEAGTIRADFAQNIDANAVHGSDSVENAAIEIAFFFSEREIS
- a CDS encoding DUF4105 domain-containing protein, yielding MIKKNIYILVSLCTVLLAISIEARKQVGESYSIIREFFKESELIYVVADVRNLIGLKQT
- the plsX gene encoding phosphate acyltransferase PlsX, whose amino-acid sequence is MVKIAIDAMGGDFGPSPIVKGCIQALKKKSFEPILVGNKKEILALLPKCYRSEISIVEADDVISMSDLATDAIRRKESSIYKAIDLVKDGEADGVVSAGHSGATMTLATLRLGRLKGVSRPALVTLMPTKTGRRSVVLDVGANVDSKPEHLVQFAIMGGCYAKDLLKVENPSIGLLANGEEDSKGNEVTKTAFKMLKGYKGFVGNVEGGDIFNGSCDVITCDGFIGNLVLKTSEGVAATISGLIKDYIRKSPIAITGALLMRKVFRLLKKEIDYAEVGGAPLIGLKGCAIVSHGKSNARAIENAIYQAIGYVDTGVNEHILEKLQEYNQKDI
- the metK gene encoding methionine adenosyltransferase; the encoded protein is MTKEYIFTSESVTEGHPDKMADQISDAILDYIIEHDSKPELARVACETLVSNGFCVIAGELKTTAYAPMQEIARKVIQEIGYTDANYGFDYRSAAVLNTVGEQSPDIMQGVDKADGVIGAGDQGLMFGYACRETEVLMPLPIYLAHRLTQRLAEVRKEGLIPYLRPDGKAQISIKYIDEKPVYIDTIVVAAQHSPGVSHKQITQDIIDEVIKVVIPKEMMDENTVIHVNPTGKFVVGGPQGDAGLTGRKIIVDTYGGSCPHGGGAFSGKDPTKVDRSASYAARWIAKNLVASEICEKVTIQIAYAIGIVQPVSIMVDAHNTSTVEEEKIELCIRELFDLSPKGIIDSLDLLRPIYKKTASYGHFGREDKEFTWERTDKVDSIKAFFSRK
- a CDS encoding diguanylate cyclase translates to MKRILIVEDNKTLAKLIAKKISTTLKYEVDIAYKLSEARLFLKKYKYFLAILDINLPDAPDGQIVDYVLKTGNKVIVLSANIDKEFRKKILKKNIIDYINKGGVNDINYVIQTIQRLEKNQEHKILVVEDSMVFRKVLKETLENLFFKVIAVSHGEEALGMLNENPDISLVLTDYNMPVMNGLELTKEIRKKYKKSELCVMVLSSSDDEETNAMFLKQGANDYIHKPYSKEEFFCRIHNSIESLENIQFITNYANRDVLTGLYNHRYFYKYMKEYSQDAKVSGEQFAVGIVNIDNFKEIYKKFGQDIGDEVIINLSEILRTKTNYKDFIAKFQGEEFCIILKNINRDSAADIFERLRQEVEKSGFTTKNNDYIKCTVSIGVALHTEDNIEETISQADMMLLQAQQNGNNQVVFD